Proteins from one Danaus plexippus chromosome 2, MEX_DaPlex, whole genome shotgun sequence genomic window:
- the LOC116765226 gene encoding alpha-tocopherol transfer protein produces the protein MPTPDYNVDLDLGEPPPELQEYARLQCGEDPNTKLQAIYELRDMIYERGECTPKRMDDEYLLRFLRARNFIPQRAHRLMVNYHQFKEDNPELFENVYPLDLRRIGDTNVMAVPPYRDQNGRRLLLYRIGSWDPKSVAVEDILKATIFALELGLLEQRTQILGGIALFDLEDLGTQHLWQVTPSVASKIIKLLVSSFPATTHAIHIINHSWIFDKMYSIFKPLLTAQMRSRIFFHGYDVTSLHEHIQPDYLPERYGGVWPDYPYTIWLESLKKNYTVAKQVLALGYKFREEEVCPEVVRRLKEEGIKLS, from the exons ATGCCGACTCCAGATTACAACGTTGACTTAGACCTGGGCGAGCCTCCGCCAGAACTACAGGAGTACGCCCGCCTCCAGTGCGGGGAGGACCCGAACACAAAACTGCAAGCTATATACGAACTCCGAGATATGATATACG AGCGGGGTGAATGCACTCCAAAACGTATGGACGATGAATACCTGCTTAGGTTTTTACGAGCTCGGAATTTTATCCCGCAAAGAGCGCACAGACTg ATGGTGAATTATCATCAGTTCAAAGAAGACAATCCAGAGTTATTCGAGAACGTATATCCCCTGGATTTACGGAGGATTGGAGACACCAACGTCATGGCTGTACCGCCATATCGTGATCAAAATGGTCGCAGACTTTTGCTTTATAGAATTG GATCCTGGGACCCCAAATCTGTTGCTGTAGAAGATATCCTGAAGGCGACAATATTCGCCTTGGAGCTCGGATTGTTGGAGCAGCGAACCCAAATTTTGGGTGGAATAGCTTTGTTTGATTTGGAAGATTTAGGTACACAGCATTTGTGGCAGGTCACGCCGTCGGTTGcgagcaaaattattaaacttttagtC tcAAGTTTTCCCGCAACCACTCACgccatacatataattaaccATTCTTGGATATTCGATAAAATGTACAGCATATTCAAACCGCTACTGACAGCGCAAATGCGCTCGAGAATCTTCTTCCACGGATATGACGTCACATCCCTTCACGAGCACATCCAGCCCGACTACCTTCCGGAACGGTATGGCGGTGTATGGCCCGACTATCCGTATACCATCTGGCTCGAATCTTTGAAGAAAAATTACACCGTTGCCAAACAGGTACTGGCGCTCGGGTATAAGTTCCGTGAAGAGGAGGTTTGTCCCGAAGTCGTCAGAAGACTAAAGGAGGAAGGTATAAAATTATCGTGa
- the LOC116765268 gene encoding clavesin-1-like isoform X2, whose translation MGKISRHMLSDVSTLPCVQLGDYLLQFELEEPKESVREIARRELRETPDIVKPAVEELRSLLEADKDLWVPVENDAWLIRFLRPCKFYPESAYDLIKRYYAFKVKHSKHYEGLTPSQEQNVFKQNVLRVLPNRDQLGRRVLVLELGKKWNHNKCSLDEVFKGCVLFLEAAMLEPETQVCGAVVIFDMDGLSLQQVWQFTPQFAKRIVDWLQESIPLRIKGFYIINQPYIFNMVFQLFKPLLKEKLRSRIVFMGSDREMLYKYISPKCLPDCYGGTLTIPNVSGPQWLELLLICDKEFIAINSYGYKKK comes from the exons aTGGGAAAAA TATCACGTCACATGTTGTCCGATGTGAGCACACTGCCTTGTGTGCAACTTGGTGACTATCTTCTACAATTTGAGCTTGAAGAGCCAAAAGAATCTGTCCGAGAAATAGCTAGACGCGAACTCCGAGAGACGCCAGACATCGTGAAACCAGCGGTTGAGGAACTGAGAAGCCTCCTCGAAG ccGACAAAGACCTATGGGTTCCCGTCGAAAACGACGCTTGGCTCATCAGGTTCCTACGACCCTGCAAATTCTATCCTGAAAGTGCATATGATTTA ATAAAGAGATACTATGCGTTCAAAGTAAAACACAGCAAGCATTACGAGGGTCTGACTCCCAGTCAAGAGCAAAATGTGTTCAAACAGAACGTTCTACGTGTTCTGCCAAACAGAGACCAGCTGGGACGGAGAGTTCTCGTACTGGAACTCGGGA AAAAATGGAACCACAACAAATGCTCGCTGGATGAAGTGTTCAAGGGCTGCGTTTTGTTCCTCGAGGCGGCCATGTTGGAGCCTGAGACGCAGGTCTGTGGGGCCGTCGTCATCTTTGACATGGATGGACTCTCGCTGCAGCAAGTCTGGCAGTTCACGCCGCAGTTCGCAAAGAGAATTGTCGACTGGTTACAG GAAAGCATACCGCTCCGTATCAAAggtttctatataattaaccAGCCATACATCTTCAATATGGTGTTCCAACTCTTCAAGCCCCTGCTGAAGGAGAAACTGCGGTCGCGTATCGTTTTCATGGGCAGTGACAGGGAGATgctctataaatatataagccCCAAATGTTTGCCAGATTGCTATGGAGGAACTTTGACCATACCTAATGTTTCTGGACCCCAATGGTTGGAACTGCTCCTGATATGTGATAAGGAGTTTATAG CTATCAATTCGTATGGGTATAAGAAAAagtag
- the LOC116765268 gene encoding alpha-tocopherol transfer protein-like isoform X1 produces MPAEPLAKVVLRNVTPEISRHMLSDVSTLPCVQLGDYLLQFELEEPKESVREIARRELRETPDIVKPAVEELRSLLEADKDLWVPVENDAWLIRFLRPCKFYPESAYDLIKRYYAFKVKHSKHYEGLTPSQEQNVFKQNVLRVLPNRDQLGRRVLVLELGKKWNHNKCSLDEVFKGCVLFLEAAMLEPETQVCGAVVIFDMDGLSLQQVWQFTPQFAKRIVDWLQESIPLRIKGFYIINQPYIFNMVFQLFKPLLKEKLRSRIVFMGSDREMLYKYISPKCLPDCYGGTLTIPNVSGPQWLELLLICDKEFIAINSYGYKKK; encoded by the exons ATGCCGGCAGAACCACTGGCTAAAGTTGTCCTGCGCAATGTTACCCCGGAAA TATCACGTCACATGTTGTCCGATGTGAGCACACTGCCTTGTGTGCAACTTGGTGACTATCTTCTACAATTTGAGCTTGAAGAGCCAAAAGAATCTGTCCGAGAAATAGCTAGACGCGAACTCCGAGAGACGCCAGACATCGTGAAACCAGCGGTTGAGGAACTGAGAAGCCTCCTCGAAG ccGACAAAGACCTATGGGTTCCCGTCGAAAACGACGCTTGGCTCATCAGGTTCCTACGACCCTGCAAATTCTATCCTGAAAGTGCATATGATTTA ATAAAGAGATACTATGCGTTCAAAGTAAAACACAGCAAGCATTACGAGGGTCTGACTCCCAGTCAAGAGCAAAATGTGTTCAAACAGAACGTTCTACGTGTTCTGCCAAACAGAGACCAGCTGGGACGGAGAGTTCTCGTACTGGAACTCGGGA AAAAATGGAACCACAACAAATGCTCGCTGGATGAAGTGTTCAAGGGCTGCGTTTTGTTCCTCGAGGCGGCCATGTTGGAGCCTGAGACGCAGGTCTGTGGGGCCGTCGTCATCTTTGACATGGATGGACTCTCGCTGCAGCAAGTCTGGCAGTTCACGCCGCAGTTCGCAAAGAGAATTGTCGACTGGTTACAG GAAAGCATACCGCTCCGTATCAAAggtttctatataattaaccAGCCATACATCTTCAATATGGTGTTCCAACTCTTCAAGCCCCTGCTGAAGGAGAAACTGCGGTCGCGTATCGTTTTCATGGGCAGTGACAGGGAGATgctctataaatatataagccCCAAATGTTTGCCAGATTGCTATGGAGGAACTTTGACCATACCTAATGTTTCTGGACCCCAATGGTTGGAACTGCTCCTGATATGTGATAAGGAGTTTATAG CTATCAATTCGTATGGGTATAAGAAAAagtag